A stretch of the Malus domestica chromosome 08, GDT2T_hap1 genome encodes the following:
- the LOC103410751 gene encoding uncharacterized protein isoform X2 produces MMPMPVIVKLPPRLMLLRANSAPSPLPVIRIWMPRQACIPMALIHNTFSWMHDFQEANEELVDLQLRRWSKIHGVAIDANVQMQNPNDEAMFDEATMVDDDEVMGKSKATLKPKPSWFDDDDDYIGQNCGDEEEGIQEAIGDAMARLQLRKKRNYCEVCCEEVEDHKVTIAHTLFWSQRALMLGNTVI; encoded by the exons ATGATGCCAATGCCAGTCATTGTGAAACTACCTCCAAGATTAATGCTTCTGAGGGCAAACTCGGCGCCTTCGCCTTTGCCAGTCATTCGCATATGGATGCCCCGTCAAGCATGCATTCCTATGGCTTTAATTCACAACACTTTCAGTTGGATGCATGATTTCCAGGAGGCCAATGAAGAACTAGTGGA CCTCCAGTTACGACGCTGGAGCAAGATCCATGGAGTGGCGATCGATGCGAACGTCCAGATGCAGAACCCTAATG ACGAAGCCATGTTCGACGAAGCAACCATGGTCGATGATG atGAAGTAATGGGCAAATCTAAAGCTACCCTCAAACCAAAACCAAGTTGGttcgatgatgatgatgactaCATTGGCCAGAATTGTGGTG ATGAAGAGGAAGGTATACAAGAGGCGATTGGAGACGCAATGGCTCGACTCCAACTGCGAAAAAAGCGTAACTACTGTGAAGTTTGTTGTGAGGAAGTTGAGGACCACAAAGTCACAATTGCCCATACTTTGTTTTGGTCCCAAAGGGCGCTCATGTTGGGGAACACTGTGATATAG
- the LOC103410751 gene encoding uncharacterized protein isoform X6, giving the protein MMPMPVIVKLPPRLMLLRANSAPSPLPVIRIWMPRQACIPMALIHNTFSWMHDFQEANEELVDLQLRRWSKIHGVAIDANVQMQNPNDEAMFDEATMVDDDEEEGIQEAIGDAMARLQLRKKRNYCEVCCEEVEDHKVTIAHTLFWSQRALMLGNTVI; this is encoded by the exons ATGATGCCAATGCCAGTCATTGTGAAACTACCTCCAAGATTAATGCTTCTGAGGGCAAACTCGGCGCCTTCGCCTTTGCCAGTCATTCGCATATGGATGCCCCGTCAAGCATGCATTCCTATGGCTTTAATTCACAACACTTTCAGTTGGATGCATGATTTCCAGGAGGCCAATGAAGAACTAGTGGA CCTCCAGTTACGACGCTGGAGCAAGATCCATGGAGTGGCGATCGATGCGAACGTCCAGATGCAGAACCCTAATG ACGAAGCCATGTTCGACGAAGCAACCATGGTCGATGATG ATGAAGAGGAAGGTATACAAGAGGCGATTGGAGACGCAATGGCTCGACTCCAACTGCGAAAAAAGCGTAACTACTGTGAAGTTTGTTGTGAGGAAGTTGAGGACCACAAAGTCACAATTGCCCATACTTTGTTTTGGTCCCAAAGGGCGCTCATGTTGGGGAACACTGTGATATAG